From one Lolium rigidum isolate FL_2022 chromosome 4, APGP_CSIRO_Lrig_0.1, whole genome shotgun sequence genomic stretch:
- the LOC124708828 gene encoding uncharacterized protein LOC124708828, whose product MEKKLPIALALAQKHGAGGEPAWARPWRWAKTAFFLVAMLASLLLVCAPPLLVVLLDLALPPALLSAHLRAGSNPPYPSFVPAMLDHARAFEFRSSLVDLPAVSAARALLILCAYTVCGGGGVYLWVVVASVAASVSYVLAKAAAMRVALQGKGPEPMLLLSLSLAAAHLAVAYRTSCRERRRLLVYRIDVEAVRLKGGHQTPKGLKQCSV is encoded by the exons ATGGAGAAGAAGCTCCCGATCGCGCTGGCGCTGGCGCAGAAgcacggcgccggcggcgagcccgcgtgggcgcggccgtggcggtggGCCAAGACGGCCTTCTTCCTGGTCGCCATGCTCGCCTCGCTGCTGCTCGTCTGCGCCCCGCCCCTGCTCGTCGTGCTCCTCGACCTCGCCCTCCCGCCCGCGCTCCTCTCCGCGCACCTCCGCGCCGGCAGCAACCCTCCATACCCGTCCTTCGTCCCGGCCATGCTGGACCATGCGCGGGCGTTTGAGTTCCGGTCCTCCCTCGTCGACCTGCCCGCCGTCTCCGCCGCGCGCGCCCTGCTCATCCTCT GCGCGTACACGGTgtgcggcggaggcggcgtctaCCTGTGGGTGGTGGTGGCGAGCGTGGCGGCGTCCGTGTCGTACGTGCTGGCCAAGGCCGCGGCCATGCGCGTCGCGCTGCAGGGGAAGGGGCCGGAGCCCATGCTGCTGCTGTCCCTGTCGCTCGCGGCCGCGCACCTCGCCGTGGCGTACCGGACCAGCTGCCGCGAGCGACGCCGCCTGCTCGTCTACAGGATCGACGTCGAGGCC GTCCGGCTGAAGGGAGGTCATCAAACACCCAAAGGGCTGAAGCAGTGTAGTGTCTGA